From the Devosia sp. FJ2-5-3 genome, the window GCAAGGCCCGCAACCAGAGGTGCGGGCCTTTCCAAAATGGACCAGGGGCGGGCTAGACGCCGGTGATCATCGAGACGATTTCGTTCTTGTCGGTCTCGGCGGTGGTGCGCACGCCGATCTGCTTGCCGCGGCGGAGGACGCAGACCCGGTCGGAGAGACGGAACACCTGATCGAGGCTGTGGCTGATGATCAGGACGCCGATATTGCGCTGCTTGAGGGCGGCGACGGTGGCTTCCACGCGTGCGGTTTCGGCGACGCCGAGCGCAGCCGTGGGTTCATCCAGCAGGATCAGCTTGCGCGCCCAATTGCTGGCGCGGGCAATGGCGATGCCCTGACGCTGGCCACCAGAAAGATCGCGGATGGTTGCGTGGGCGGAGGGAATGCGCACGTCCAGTTCTTTGACGAGCCGCTCGGTCTCGTCGATCATCGCCTTGCGATCGAGAAGCTTCAGCGGCCCCTTGGTCAGCTCGCGCCCCAGGAACAAATTCATGTAGACGGGCTGCTGATTGGCCAGCGCCAGATCCTGATAGACCACTTCGATGCCCAGCTCGCGCGCCTTGGTGGCATTGGACATGGAGACCGGTTCGCCATCGAGCCTGATCGTGCCCGAGGTCGGCGCGTAGACGCCCGAGATGATCTTGATCAGCGTCGATTTGCCGGCGCCGTTATCGCCCACCAGGGCGACGATTTCGCCGGGGCGCACATCGAGCGAGAAGTTCTCGATGGCGACGACACCGCCGAAGGCCTTGTGGATATTGCTCAGCTCCAGAACGGGAGCGACAGCGTTCTCAACCATAGACGCCTCCTAGACCGGCCATTGCGCGGGCGCGCCATGGGAATGTTCGATACTTTCAACGACCGGCTTGCCGGTGCTGATGCCGGAAACGCCCACTGTATAGGCGCGGGTGACAAAGGCCTGGCCACGGAAGCCGAAGACCGCCGTGTCGCCCGGAGCCGGACGGCGGGCGCTCTCGGCGTCGATCATGGCATAATAATCAATGGCCGATGGCGGGGGAATTTCCACCTCGAGCAGCGCATCGGCGGATGTGGTCGGCTCGGGCGAAACCAGCGCCTTGACCGCATAGTCGGGGAAGATCGGGTCGATATAAAAACCGCCACCGAAGCAATAGGCCTTGCCGCCCGAGAGGTGGGAAACCTCGGTGAGGTAGAGCACGGCCGGCAATTCGGGCAGGTCTTCCATGACGTGGAGCGCCGTCGTGCCATGGAGGCCATTGCCCGGCTCGCACTGGGTGGCGCCGGCCTCGCGCAGGGCGGCGAGCAACACAGAGGAGGTCGTGCCCGGGGCATTGATTTCGATATCGGTGCGACCGGCCTTGCGGAGCGCTTCGGCAGTACGGGTCAGGGTGGCGAGGTTCGGCGTGGGCTTTACCTTCCGGCTTTCATGATCAAAGAGCAGCGCCGGGAAAGTGGTGATGCCGGCAAAGCGGCCGCCTTCGAGAGCATCGAACATCTCGGCCACGGCAACGATGTCGTCGGCGTCAAAGCCGCCTTCGTGGCCGCGATAGAAGATGTCGCCTTCGGCCTTGATGCGGGCGAGTAGGCTCTGGACATAACCGGCCTTGTGGGCGGCAGAGGCGGCTTCGCCGGCCTTTTCGGCGTTGAAGACGGTCCAGTAATCGGGGCGGAAGGTGCGCGCTGCGGCATCCGCCTCGAAGCGGGCGATTTGCTGGAGGTGGCCGAGGTGACCAATCGGCATGCCGGCGGCATGGGTGGCGCGGGCACAGGCCATGTCGACGGCGACAGATTTTTCGATCCCGCCGCGCTGCACGGCAGCACAGAAGCTCGAATTACGGCCGACCTGCTTGGTCATGGCGAAGATTTTCAGATCGTTGCGATCGGCCTCGGCCTTGAGAATGCGGGCATTGGCCTCGACCGTGTCGAGATCGAGCACGTAGGAATTGGCCGGGATCTGGCCGGACTGGTGCAAGGCCATGGCCGCTTCGATAAAGCGCGGATTGCGGCGGCGAAGAACGTCAAGAAACATGGTTGAAACTCCTCAGCGCGCTTTTTCGCGCAGCGACACGGCCACGGCCGCGAGAATGATGAGGCCCCGCACGATCATCTGATCGGAAACGGAGAGGCCCATGAGGATGAGGCCATTGTTGAGCATGCCCATCATGAGGGCGCCGACGAGCGCGCCGATGACAGAGCCCTTGCCGCCATTGAGCAGCGTGCCACCCACGATCACCGCCGCGATGACGGTCATGAGGTCGGTTTCGCCAAGTGTATATTTGGCGGCCTGGAGACGGCCGGAATAGAGCAGGCCCGCAAGCCCCGCGAGCGCGCCGCTGATCATGAAGATCATGACCTTGATATTGGGCACCTTGATGCCGCTGACGAGCGATGCGCCAGCATTGTCACCGGTGGCGAGCACATGGGCGCCAAAGCGGGTTTCGCGATAGATCATGTGGCCGAGGGCGACGGCGACGATGACCCAGATGACCAGCGAGGGGATGCCGAACAGCGAGCCCGAGCCAAAGATGCCGGTAAAGAGCGGATCGGTCACCGGAATGGAGCGCAGATTGGTCAGCGACCGCGCGACGCCCGAGAGCAGACCCATCGTGGCCAGCGTCACGAGGAAGGACGGCAGTCGAACCCATGCGACCAGGACGCCATTGATAAAACCGATCAAAAGCCCGGCGCCAATGCCGGCGGCGATGCCGACGGGCAAGGCGGCTTCGGGCAGGGCCGCCATGGCCATGGCGGCGCAGAGTGCAGAGACGGCGACGATCGAGCCGAAGGATAGGTCGATTTCCCCGGCCGAGAGCACAAACACGAGGCCGATTGCCATGATGATGGAGGGCGCGGTCTGCAGGACGATATTGACCAGATTGCGCTGGGTCAGGAAGCCGGAATCCCGCAGGACCACGGCAAAGAACAGGAAGATGGCGAGGAAGCCGACATACACCACATATTGCTGCAGATTGATCCGCGACAGCAGGCTTCGCTTGGCGCCGTCAGCGGCTGTTGAACTGGACATGACGATTTCCCCGAATGGCAATGGTGACCGGGCGCCAGCGAGCGCCCGGCCAGGATTTGCTTACTTGGCCCGCAGGAGCGATGCCGGCGGATCCTGATGCAGCGACTGCTGCCAGCCTGCCTCGATATTGTCGGCAGTGACGATCAGTGCATCGACGACGAGGAAGGGATCGACGGCTTCGCCGAGCAGGGCAGCGGCACCGGCACGGGCGGCATAAACGCCGATATTATAGGCTTCGTCGGCGATCAGGACGGCGGTATTGCCACCATTGATCATGTCGAGGGCCACAGGCTCGTTGAGGTCGATGGTGATGATCTTGACGTCATCGAGACCCTGCTGGCGCAGCACCGACAGCACGGCATCGGCAGGCTCCGCCCACGGCACGTAGAGCGCGTCGAGGTCAGGGTTCTGCAGCAGCATGGCGCTGGCGATGTCATCGATACGGGCCGGGTCGGCCATGCCGGCTTCCGCGACGATCTCGATGCCGGTGTACTGGTTCTCGATGTTCCACTTGAAAGTGGCGTCGCGCAGATTGGTCACGTGGAAATCGGCGTCGTGGAAGATGTAGCCGATCTTGCCCTGGCCGCCGATGGCCGCGTTCATGGCCTCGGCGGTCTTGTTGCCGATGCCGACGAGGTCAGCCGAAACCGTGGTCACATAGTCGGTGCCATGGACAAAGCCTTCGGCGGCGTTGTCGACGAAGACGAGCTTGGCTCCGCCTTCGACCGCTGCGGCATAGGTGCTGGCGCCCGCTGCCGGATCGACCGGCAGCGAGATCAGGATGGATGGATTGAGAGCCATGACGGTTTCGACATTGGACTGCTGAACAGCCGAGTCGAAGCCTGCAGTGGTTTCGGCCACGACCGCGATGCCAAGACGTTCGAATTCGTCCTTTGCACCCTGGGCGACGGCGCTCGACCAGTCGTAAAGCTCGTGCCAGGCAAAGGCAGCGGTGTAATTGCCGTCCTTGAGCTGGGCGATCTGCGCATCCGAAAGCTGAAGCTCAGCCACGGGGGTTGCAGGTTCGCCGTTAGGGCCGACCGTAACCGGCGCCTGGGCATGGGCAATGGACGCCGACAAAACGGCAATCGCAGACCCCAAGAGCATAGCAAGTTTCATTATGGCTCTCCTCCAAAATGGATAGATAGAAAAGTTACTTCGCGTTCAAAACGGACGCGGGAGCATCCCGGTGCAGGGACTGCTGCCAGCCTTCCGCAACGTTGTCGGCGGTGACGGTCAGGGCCGGTGCGACGACAAAGGCGGGGACTTCTTCACCAAGCAGGCCCTTGATACCGGCAGCTGCCATGGCGCGACCGAGTTCGTAGGCTTCGTCAGCGACGAGGCCGACAACATTGCCACCGCGGACCATGTCGAGGGCAACGGGTTCGGAAAGATCGAGGGTGACGATCTTGGTGTCGGTATTGCCAGCGGAACGCAGGGCCGCGAGCACGCCGTCAGCCGGTTCGGCCCAGGTGACGTAGATGCCGTCGAGGTCGGGGTTCTGCAGCAGCATGGCGCTGGCGATTTCTTCGGCGCGGGCCGGATCGGCAATGCCCTGTTCGGCCACGATCTCGATGTTCGGATAGTCCGAACCGATCACGGTCTTGAAAGCGTTGTCGCGCTGGTTGGTGACGTAATAATCGGCGTCGTGGAAAATCCAGCCGACCTTGCCTTCGCCGCCAATGGCATTGGCCAGGGTGTCCGCGGCCTGCTTGCCCATCTGGAACAGGTCGTCGGTGACGATGGCGGTGTAGTCGGCGCCGTGGGTGTAGCCGGCGGGGACGTTGGAGAGGAAGACCAGCTCGACGCCATCGGTGACGGCCTGGCGGAAGGCTTCAGCCGAGGTGACCGGGTCGACCGGCAGCGACAGGATTACGTTCGGGCCGGCGGCCAGTGCGGTTTCGATGTCGGAGCGCTGCTTGGCGGCGTCAAAGCCGGCATCGGTGGTCACGACCACTTCGACGCCTGCGCGGGAGAATTCATCCTCGGCGCCAGCGGTGACGGCATTGATGAAATCGGACGAGGTGTGCCAGAGGAGAGCAGCCTTGTAGCCCTTGCCCTGGACGGCAGCGATGTCGTCGTCGCTGAGGACGACGTCGGCGCTAAGCGAAGCCGCTTCGCCGTTGGGGCCAACAGTCTGTGCGAATGCGACGCTGGTCAGCATGCCCGCTGCCAGAAGTGCAGTTCCGATAGCCTGAATACGCATTTTCTCTTTCCCTTGTTAACGCCTATTCTTTCGCGACGCCGCAGAAGCGGGTCATGAAATCTGCAAAGGCCACGACACCATTGAGGTATTCTTCGACGCTGACGCGCTCTTCAAACGTGTGGCAGTTGCGGATGTCGCCCGGCGCGCAATAGACCGCCGGAATGTTCAATTGGCCGTTGAAGAACGGCCCTTCGGACCAGAAGGGCGCCCCCTCGACGACGCCGCGCCCGGGCATGGCCTCGGCCACGGCAGCGCAGAGGGCCTCGACGGCCGGCAACGTCCGATCGACCTCGGCGGCAGTGCCACCGACCCGGTGATCGCGCGCCGCCGAATAGGCGATGTCGATGGAAATAGCGGGGTCGTCCACCGCGCCGCGAATAGTCGCCTCAAGCTCGGCGGCGGCCGTATCCAGATTTTCGCCGGGCAACAGCTTGCGGATCAGCGAGAGCGTGCACTTTTCCGGCACGGCGATGAAGCCGCCGCCATTGAGCGTGGTGATCAGCAAAAATCCCTTGCCGAGCAGATCGTGCTCGGCGCGGCCGGCGATTTCGTCCGAATGTGCCCACAGCGCCGACATGATCTTGTGGCTGGCCTTGAGCGCATCATGGCCCAGCTCGGGCACGCCGAAATAGGCGGACTTGCCGGTGATCGTGATGTCGGCAATGAAAAAGCCCATCTGGGCCGTGTAGACGGAAAGGCGCGTCGGCTCGGTATAGATGACGAAATCGGGCCGCGGCAGCTCGCCTTTGGCGATGCGGGCGACATGGGCCTTCACCCCGGCGGAAATACCGCTGCCGGGCTGACCGGATTCCTCGTCGCCGACAAAGGCGAAATCGACATCCCCACCGAGCGAAATGCCGGCCTCCTGCAATAGGGACATGGCCGAAAGGCTGGCGCAGATGCCGGCCTTGAGGTCCCCTGCCCCGCGACCCCAGATTTCGCCATCGATGATCGGCGCGCCAAAGGGGTTTTCCCGGATATCGCCGGCCCAGTGTTCGGACCAGCCCTCGACATGGACCGTATCGGTGTGACCGACAAACAGCAGGCGTGGGCCATTGCCCTTGCCCCGCAGGGTGCCGCAGACATTGGTGCGGCCGGGCTCGAATTCGGTGACGGAAACATCGCTGAGCCCGCGCCTGGTCATCTGCTCGGCCAGATAGGCAACGAAGCCCGCTTCATTTCCAGTGATGCTCTGATGGCCGATGGCGCTGCGCAGCAGTTCCACGGCATCGTCACGATCGAGGTGGTTTCGCAGATCCTGGCTGGCTGAAGTCACCGAAGGGCCTCCCGCATATGCGCCGCATTGGCCGGCGGCAGTGAAATCCTGGATTCTGGGGCATCGGCCCCAAAGAGCGTATTGTGGAGATGGCTGAGGCCGAGCGCCGCCGCGCCGACCAGCGCCGCATGGGCACCCAATGCACCGGCCTCGACCGGGACCGGATAGGGAAAGCAGAGCGGCAGCACATCGCGCACGCGACTGACGAGTTCGGGGCGCTCGCCAATGGAGCCGCCGAGAATGACCTTGCCCGGATTGGTGAGCGAGGCGATGGCGGCAACGCCCTGAGCAAGCAGGCGCGCCGTCTCGTCGAGCACCTGGAGCGCCTCTGCGTCTGCGTCTGCGTCCGCAAGGCGACCAAAGATCGTGCGCACGGTTTCTTCCCGGCCGGTCAGGGTCTTGTAGCGCGCCACGATGCCGTGGGAGGCAACGACGCGCTCGAAGGCGCCCATGCGCAGCGATTCCGGCTCGTACGGATCGGCGCCAAAGGGCATGAAGCCGATTTCACCCGCGGCATTGGCCGCGCCGCGCACGAGCTGGCCATTGAGGATGAGCCCGGAGCCGACGCCGGTGCCGACAGCGATATAGGCGAGGTTTTCGATGCCCTGCCCGCTGCCGAGCCAGCTTTCGCCCAGAACGGCGAGATTGACGTCATTTTCGAGCATGACATCAAAGCCGAGCGCGGATTTGAGCGCCGCCGGAACGTCGATCTGGTCCAGGCCGGCGATATTTGGAGCGAGCAGAACGCGGCCGGTATCGTCCTGGGGGGCACCAGGAACACCAACAACCGCGAGGCGGATTTTTTCCATCGGCACGCCGCCCTTGAGGGCCAACTTCCGGGTCAATGCCGCGATCTGCTCGACCACCTCCCGCGCGTCTTCAGCGCGGGTTGGTTCGGTTTCTTCTGCGAGAATTCGTGTCGCCAAATCGCAAATGGCGACGCGCACCTTGGTGCCACCGAGGTCCACCGCCACGATGAAGGCGGCTTCGGGCACCAGTTCATAGGTGACGGCCGTGCGCCCGACATGGCCCGTCGTCCGTCCCGTTTCGACAACCCAGCCGCCCTCTTCGAGCTCGCGCATCACTTCGGAAATCGTCTGCTTGGACAGACCGGTCTGCTTGGCGATGGAGGCGCGGGAGATCGGCCCGTTCTGAAGCACGGCTTCCATAACGGCGCGAAGCGAGAACTGGCGTGCAATACGGGGCTGATTCACTGGACACCGGAGTTAGTTCGTAAACCAGACGAACTAAACATTTGCCGCTTCCGGAGTCAACTAAGCCCTTCGGCGCAAGGGACGTCGTGGCGTGCGCGGGCAAAATGCGGCGTGGGCACCCAAGGAAATGCCGAAAATCAGGGATTCTGGTCTGGTTCCGGCCGTCTCAGCGGCGCAGGCGACAGTGCCGCGTCGGCACCGCGGCACCGCCATCGGCGGGACTATTTCCTGGCATTTAGTCAATCGCACGCACCGCCGGACCTGGCCTGCTCGCGATCAGTCGCTTCAGACCAGCGACTTCATCCTGTTGGATATCTGTCTCGCCATTTCCCAGGCGGTATCGCGATAGTCGAGTGGCTCGAACCGAAAGGTGGGACCGGCAATGACAAGGCCGGCGATGGCGCGACGGTGCTGATTCTGGATCGGAACGGCTATGGCGCTGATCCCATCGACAGGAATATCCCGAACGATGGCGCAGCCCATTTTCTCGGCTTCCGCAACAGCTGCCTCGGTCGAAGCCAGATCCTCGGGGCTCAGGTTCAGTTCCTTTATTCTCAGGCTTCGCTCTGGCGCCGGCATGGTGGCAAGAAGCATTCTCCCGACGGCGGAGGAATGAAGCGGGAGCCGGCTCCCCAATTTGAGTTCGACACGCAGGATCGAGTCGGCCTCGACGCGCTGCAACAGAACGACACCATTGCCACTCAGCACACCGATGGACGACGTCTCTCGCACTTCATCAACCAGTTCCTGAAGCAGCGGGATCAGCGCCGGTCCTATGCCGATGTTCGCCGAGGCCACGACGCCCGCTTCCATCGTGCGAAGACCAAGCCGGTATCGAAGCGAATTCTCGTCCTGATCGAGGAACCCCCGCGCGAGCATGGTCGCCAGAAGCTGGTGCGCCGTACTCTTGGCTATCCCTACGTGTCGGGCGATCTCGGTCACTCCCAGCTCCTCGCCAGGGTGGTCGATCAGCATCTCGATGATCTGCAGAGCCCTGTCCACCGAGCCCACGGTGCGGCTCTCAGAAGCACCTGATTTACTCTCATTCATGCGACACCCCCCGGTGCGACGTTAGGTCTTTACAGTGCGACGCAACAGCTCTAAGTTAAATTGCGAACAACGTTCGTTATACACGAACATGTCATTCTGCTAGTTTGATTTCAAGAAAAAAACGCAGGGGAGGAGAGAATATGGGACTGCATTGGAAGAGAGGCGCGCTTGCTTTGGCGGCGATGGCCACGCTCGGCGTGACGAACAGTGTAGCCGCGAGTGAATTGGGCAAGGTGACGATGTCCGTCGTGCCCTCCACCAGTTCGGCGGTGCTCTATGTGGCACGCGACAACGGCTATTTTGACAAGCACGGCCTTGAGGTCGAGATCGTTGAATTCACCAGTGGCGCCGAAGCAGAGCGCGCCATGGTCGCCGGCGCGGTTGATATGGGCGGTGGCGGCGTCGGCAGCACGCTGATCATGGCAAATCGGGGAATTGAAGCGACCAATGTCGTGCTGTTCCAGGACAAGCCGATCTTTACGCTGGTGACCTCGAGCGCCTTCGATGTGCAGCCGGGCGATTTCCAGGCCCTTAAGGGCAAGAATATCGGCATCAGTTCGCCGGGCAGCCTCACCGACCTGTTCCTGCGCATTGCACTGCGCGACGCCGGTCTTGATCCCGATACCGATGTCACGATCGTCGCCACGGGTGGACTTGCGGCGCATCTGCCAGCCCTGCAGGCCGGTCGCGTCGATGCCCAGATGACCTGGGAGCCATCCACGGTGACCATTACCCATGAGAATGCCGGCAAGATTTTCATGGATCTGCGCACCGACGACGTGCCGGAAAACCTGCAGAACCTCCTGGGTAGCTCGCTGCAGGTGACCGATGACTGGCTCAACGCAAGTGATGAAAACCTCGCCAAGGCCAAGGCCGCAGCGCGTGCGATTGCAGAGGCCGGTCGCGACATCAAGGCTGATCCGGCCTTGATGGTCGGTACGCTCGAGAAGATTTTCCCGAACGTCACCGCAGAGCTTCTCACCGAGATCGCTGAAATCGAGGCCGCCGCATACAACCCGGTCATCACACAAGAAGCCATTGCGCACATGAACGATGTCTATGTCGAGGCGGGCCTGATCGCCCAGCCGGTGGCCTTCGAAGACCTGGTCGACCCGCGCCTTTCCGCGGAATGGGAATAGTCGGGTCTGTTTCGCGACGAGCTGGAAGATAGTGTGATGACGACAGAAGCCAAGCTTCGGGTCGAGGGAGTTTCCCTGGATTTCGGTAATGCCGAACGCAGCCTGCGTGTGCTCGAAAATGTAAATCTTGAACTCAGGCAGGGAGAGTTCTGCACCATTGTGGGGCCTTCCGGTTGCGGCAAGAGTACCCTTCTGAACGTCATCGCCGGTCTCACGCCCCCTACTGAAGGCGCCAGCTATCTGGATGGGCAGGTGATCGCGCCCGGCGATCCGAAGATTGGCTACATGTTCCAGAGCGACACGCTGCTGCCCTGGAATACCGCCCTCGAGAATGTGCGCCTGCCGCTCGAGGCGGTCGGTCGCAAGGACGATGGGCGCTGTCTTGACCTGCTGAAGCGCGTGGGTGTCGGCGGTTTCGCCGACGTCTACCCCTGGCAGCTCTCAGGCGGCATGAAAAAACGGGTCCAGCTGGCGCGACTGCTCGCCCAGGAACCGGAAGTTCTGCTCATGGACGAGCCGTTTGGTGCGCTGGACGCGCAAACCAAGCTGCTCATCCAGGAGGAACTCCTGCGGCTTTGGGAATCGACCAGGCTGACGGTTCTGTTTGTCACGCACGACCTGTCCGAAGCCATCTGCCTGTCGGACCGTGTCCTGCTCTTCAGCGCCCGTCCCGGACGGGTGAAGACGGAATACAGCGTTCCGCTCGAAAGACCGCGGAACATCGAAACGATCGTGCAGGATCGCCAGTACAACGAGTTGTTTGTTCAGCTTTGGCGCAGCCTCAAAGAAGAAATTCAGCTGTCGTGAACATCATGCTTGTCTTTTATCGATTGGTTGTCCTGGCTGCCGTCCTCGCCATATGGGAGGGCGCAGCCAGCCTGGGCCTGGTGACCGAATTCACCATGAGCCGTCCGTCCCGTATTTTCGCCTGGCTCGGTGGCGCCCTCGTAGACGGGTTCTTCTGGACCAATGTGATCGTAACGGTCCGCGAGACGCTGCTCGGCCTGTTCATCGGTGCCGTGCTCGGCGTGGCATCGGGCTTTGTCCTGGCGCAATGGCGCGGCGTGTTCCGACTGCTCGAGCCGTTCATCATGGCGCTCTACAGCCTGCCGCGCGTCGCGCTTGCGCCGCTCTTTCTGGTCTGGTTCGGCATCGGCGAGGGCTCCAAGGTCGCCCTGGCGGCATCCCTCGTCTACTTCGTGCTGCTTCTCAATACCTATACCGGCATCCTCGAAATCGACCGCAATTTGATCAACGCGGTGCGGACCATGGGGGCAAGCCGGACCTTCATTGCGCGTCGCGTCCTCTTTCCCGCCTCGCTCACCTTTATTTTCGCAGGCCTGCGCATCAGCATCGGTCTGGCGCTGATCGGCACCATCGTCGGTGAGATGATCGCGGGCCAATATGGCCTCGGCCAGATGATCTCGCGCGCCGGCAACATGTTCGATACCGCCCAGGTCTTCGGCATCATCATCGTTCTGGCTGTCCTGGCTGTTCTCGCAAGCGAAGGCATGAAGCTGCTCGAGCGCTGGGTCATGCGGTGGCGCCAATCCACGGAGTCTCACTAATGCATCCGGTTCACATCTGCGGCGTCGGCATGACGCGCTTCGGCAAATATCAGGATCGTTCGCTCAAGGATCTCGGCCGGGAGGCCGTGACGGCAGCCCTCGCCGATGCAGGCGTTGAGGCCGGGGCGCTGCAGGCGGCCTATGTCGGCAATTCCTTTGCCGGGATCGTCACCGGGCAGGAAGCCGTTCGCGGTCAGGTGGTCCTCAGCGCAATGGGGATCTGCGGCCTGCCTATTCTCAACGTCGAGAATGCCTGTGCTTCCGGCTCCTCGGCGCTACACCAGGCTTGGGTCGCCGTGGGAGCGGGCCTTTATGACGTCGTGCTCGTTCTCGGCCTTGAAAAGCTCTTCCATCCAGACAGGGCCGTGACGATGCGCGCGCTGGCCTCCGCGACCGATGTCGAAAAGCTTTCGGGGGATGGTGGCGGCAGCGTCTTCCTCGAGGAATCCAGCCACCGGCTCGCGGCCTATATGGAGCGCACCGGGGCAACGTTGCGGCATGTCGGCATGATTGCCGAAAAGAGCCATGCCAACAGCGCGCTCAATCCGTTCGCCCAATATCAGCACGCCTATAGTCTCGACGAGATCATGGCCGCCCCGGTGTCGGCGCCCCCGCTGACGCGCCTCATGTGCTCGCCCATCGGCGACGGTGCGGCTGCGCTCGTGGTCTGCTCGGAAGCCTATGCCCGCCGGATCGGACGGGTTGGCATTCGCATCGGCGCCTCCATACTTCGCTCCACCGGCAGCCCCGACGGCGTCGGCATTTCCGAAGGCGGCGCACGCGCTGCCTATGAAATGGCCGGCTTGGGACCGGATGAGCTGTCACTGGTGGAACTGCACGACACCACTGCAGCCAGCGAACTCGTGCTTTACGAAAAGCTGGGCCTGTGTCCCGCCGATGGCGGACCCGGAATGGTGGAAGCGGGCGACATGCGGATCGGCGGTCGCATACCGGTCAATACCAGTGGGGGCCTCATTTCGCGCGGTCATCCCGTCGGCGCCACCGGCGTCGCCCAGATCTGCGAACTCACCCAGCAATTGCGCGGCCAGGCCGGCCCGCGCCAAGTCAACGGAGCGCGGGTGGGCATGGCCCATAACGCAGGAGGAACAGTCCTCGGCGAGCCGGCCGCACTCTGCATCCACATACTCGTCGCGGACGACAGCGAGGCGACACAGAACCTGGGTCACTAGACCAACCGCACCCAGGCGTCGCCTACCAAATTCAGAAGAGGAATTCCCAATGCACGTGTTCACACCCGCGCAAACAGCTGTTCGCGACAAGGCGGCCGCAGCAACCCGCGAACTTTCCAAGATCATCATCGATATCGACCGCCAGACCGGTCACTCGAAGGAATGGTGGGACGGGCTCCATATCCTGGAGAATGCGGGGCTTCTGCGCCTCTATATCCCCACGGAGAAGGGCGGCGAAAGCGCCGACATCCTCTCGCTCGTGCTGGCCCAGGAAGAGGTCGCAAAGGTCGATGGCGGATATTCCAACATCGTCTCGCACGAAGCCTGCGCCTATGCGATTTTTACCAATTGCCAGGATGAGGCCCTGCGCGAGCGCGCCATCAAGAGCATGGCCGAAGGCTCGCTGACCTGCATCGCGATCACGGAGCCGGAGACCGGTACCGATCTGGCCCAGATGCAGACCAAGGCCGTCCCCGATGGAGACGGTTGGATCATTTCCGGCCACAAGCGCGTGGCCTCGCTCGCCGGCGCGGCAGGCATGTATCTCGTCTTTGCCATGACCGATCCCAGCCAGGGCACGCGCGGCATTTCCGCTTTCGTGGTGGATGCCGGAACCCCCGGTCTGTCCGTGGGCGAAGTGGACGACCTCATGGGCTTCCGCCAGCTGCCACCGGCCGATGTGTTCTTTGATAATGTGCGCGTCTCGCGCTCACAGCTGCTCGGCGAAGAGGGCGGCGCGTTCAAGCTTTTCGCACAAGCGCTCAATCTGGGCCGTCTCGGTGGCGGAACCCAGGCTCTCGGCATTGCGCAGGGCGCTTACGAACACGCGCTGGCCTACGCCAAGAAGCGCCACACCTTCGGCAAGCCGCTGATCCAGCATCAGGCCATCCAGTTCTCGCTTGCTGAAATGGCGACGCAGATCGAAGCCAGCCGCGCGCTCATCTATCAGGTGGCCCGCTGGATGGATGCGACCAACGACATCACCAGCCGCGAAACGGCAACCCGCTGCGCCATGGTGAAGATGCAGGCTTCCGACATGGCCATGAAGGTGACCATCGACG encodes:
- a CDS encoding acyl-CoA dehydrogenase family protein, with protein sequence MHVFTPAQTAVRDKAAAATRELSKIIIDIDRQTGHSKEWWDGLHILENAGLLRLYIPTEKGGESADILSLVLAQEEVAKVDGGYSNIVSHEACAYAIFTNCQDEALRERAIKSMAEGSLTCIAITEPETGTDLAQMQTKAVPDGDGWIISGHKRVASLAGAAGMYLVFAMTDPSQGTRGISAFVVDAGTPGLSVGEVDDLMGFRQLPPADVFFDNVRVSRSQLLGEEGGAFKLFAQALNLGRLGGGTQALGIAQGAYEHALAYAKKRHTFGKPLIQHQAIQFSLAEMATQIEASRALIYQVARWMDATNDITSRETATRCAMVKMQASDMAMKVTIDAVQIFGAYGNYRENHVERLMRDAKVTQLVDGPNELMKMRIGHALIREA